Proteins encoded within one genomic window of Gloeobacter kilaueensis JS1:
- a CDS encoding anthranilate synthase component II encodes MILVIDNYDSFTYNLVQYLAELGAEVQVRRNDQINLDQVRELAPAAVVISPGPGRPEDAGISGAIVAELGSSLPVLGVCLGHQAIGQVFGGAIVRATELMHGKTSLIHHRGEGVFANLPQPFVATRYHSLVIDRERFPQVLEITAWTEDGTVMGVRHRAWPHIQGVQFHPESILTAAGKDLLRNFLESLANA; translated from the coding sequence ATGATCCTGGTCATCGATAATTACGACAGCTTTACCTACAATCTGGTGCAATACCTGGCAGAACTGGGGGCTGAGGTACAGGTCCGGCGCAACGACCAGATCAATCTCGATCAGGTGCGCGAGTTGGCTCCGGCAGCCGTCGTGATTTCTCCCGGTCCAGGTCGTCCCGAGGATGCCGGAATCTCCGGGGCCATCGTCGCTGAACTGGGATCTTCGCTGCCGGTTCTGGGCGTCTGTCTCGGCCACCAGGCGATCGGTCAGGTCTTTGGCGGGGCAATTGTCCGGGCAACCGAGTTGATGCACGGCAAGACTTCGCTCATTCACCATCGGGGAGAAGGGGTCTTTGCCAATCTGCCGCAACCTTTTGTGGCCACCCGCTACCACTCGCTGGTCATCGACCGCGAGCGCTTTCCGCAGGTGCTCGAAATCACTGCCTGGACCGAGGACGGGACAGTTATGGGCGTGCGCCACCGCGCCTGGCCACACATTCAGGGGGTCCAGTTTCACCCGGAGAGTATCCTTACTGCCGCCGGTAAAGATCTGCTCCGCAATTTCTTGGAGAGTTTAGCGAACGCATGA
- a CDS encoding MBL fold metallo-hydrolase: MRRRQLLQTGLASCALAAAVPVIAAPVRPKGLQVTWLGHSCFLFSSSEGRLLVDPFRPAGCTAGYRRPEVQADLILLSSRLLDEGALDVVRGNPRVLYQPGVFTVDRFDKLQGVKTLHDRKDGKQFGVNVAWRWRQAGMDIVHLGVIASPLSDEEKILLGKPDLLFVPVGGGLKSFDPALAHEATQQLQPRLVVPTYYRTAAAEQACDLGNVEPFLKYFKSESVKVYTSPVAQFTAAELPRAEDAPGVRVFAYNFAGKAAPLGRERTPVPSSQAERS, from the coding sequence ATGAGAAGACGACAACTGTTGCAAACGGGCCTCGCCAGTTGTGCCCTGGCCGCTGCAGTACCGGTAATCGCTGCTCCGGTCCGGCCCAAAGGACTGCAGGTGACCTGGCTGGGCCACTCCTGCTTTTTGTTCAGCTCCAGCGAGGGGCGGCTGCTGGTCGATCCTTTCCGGCCCGCCGGTTGTACCGCCGGGTACCGCCGCCCGGAGGTGCAGGCCGACTTGATCTTGCTCAGCTCGCGCCTGCTCGACGAGGGCGCGCTCGACGTTGTCCGGGGCAATCCCCGCGTGCTCTATCAGCCGGGCGTCTTCACCGTCGATCGCTTCGACAAACTCCAGGGCGTCAAGACCCTGCACGACCGCAAGGATGGCAAGCAGTTCGGCGTCAACGTCGCCTGGCGCTGGCGGCAGGCCGGGATGGACATCGTTCACCTTGGGGTGATTGCCTCTCCCCTGAGCGACGAAGAAAAGATCCTGCTGGGCAAGCCGGATCTGTTGTTTGTGCCGGTGGGTGGCGGACTCAAAAGCTTCGATCCGGCACTGGCGCACGAGGCAACTCAGCAGTTGCAGCCAAGGCTGGTGGTGCCCACCTACTACCGCACCGCCGCCGCCGAACAAGCCTGCGATCTGGGCAACGTCGAGCCGTTCTTGAAGTACTTCAAGAGCGAATCGGTCAAAGTCTACACCAGCCCCGTCGCCCAGTTCACCGCCGCCGAGTTGCCCCGCGCCGAGGACGCACCGGGGGTGCGCGTCTTTGCCTACAACTTTGCCGGCAAAGCCGCACCCTTAGGCCGCGAGCGGACGCCGGTGCCTTCTTCTCAAGCGGAGCGCTCCTGA
- a CDS encoding adenylosuccinate synthase produces the protein MANVIVVGAQWGDEGKGKITDLLSVSADVVVRYQGGINAGHTVCVGDQTFKLHLIPSGILYPETRCVIASGTVIDPKVLLEEIRQLEELGISTKNLFISETAHVTMPYHRLIDLAEEERRGKNRIGTTGRGIGPTYADKSDRTGIRVLDLMDPEGFLEKLRWIVPLKNVLLERLYNLPPLAIDAVAEQYLAFAEQLRPHVIDASLLIDQAVRTHRNILFEGAQGTLLDLDHGTYPYVTSSNPVAGGACVGAGVGPTIIDRVIGVAKAYTTRVGEGPFPTELGDAIGSHLSERGAEFGTTTGRARRCGWFDAVIGRYAVRINGLDCLAITKLDVLDELENIKVCVGYRAGGRTIAEFPSDANLFVRCEPIYEELPGWKEPTGHCRTLDELPAAARHYLEFLAQQMQTPIALVSVGANREQTIIVEDPIHGPKRGLL, from the coding sequence TTGGCTAATGTGATCGTGGTCGGCGCCCAGTGGGGTGACGAGGGCAAAGGCAAGATTACCGACTTACTCAGTGTCTCGGCGGACGTGGTGGTGCGCTACCAGGGCGGCATCAACGCTGGACACACCGTCTGCGTAGGCGATCAGACGTTCAAGTTGCACCTGATTCCGTCGGGCATTCTTTATCCTGAGACGCGCTGTGTCATTGCCTCCGGCACAGTGATCGATCCGAAGGTGCTGCTGGAGGAGATCCGCCAGCTTGAAGAACTGGGCATCTCGACCAAAAATTTGTTTATCTCCGAGACGGCCCACGTGACGATGCCCTACCACCGGCTGATCGACCTGGCCGAGGAGGAGCGCCGGGGCAAAAACCGGATTGGCACCACCGGTCGGGGCATCGGCCCGACCTACGCCGACAAGTCCGACCGCACCGGCATCCGCGTGCTCGATCTGATGGATCCGGAGGGCTTCCTCGAAAAACTGCGGTGGATCGTGCCCCTTAAAAACGTCTTGCTTGAGCGCCTGTACAACCTGCCGCCCTTAGCGATCGATGCGGTGGCCGAGCAGTACCTGGCCTTTGCCGAGCAGTTGCGCCCCCACGTCATCGACGCCTCGTTGCTCATCGATCAGGCGGTGCGCACCCACCGCAACATTCTTTTTGAGGGAGCCCAGGGGACTTTACTCGATCTCGACCACGGCACCTACCCCTACGTCACTTCTTCTAATCCAGTGGCAGGGGGTGCCTGCGTCGGGGCTGGCGTCGGTCCTACGATCATCGACCGGGTGATCGGGGTGGCCAAAGCTTACACCACCCGCGTCGGCGAGGGGCCATTTCCAACCGAACTCGGCGACGCGATAGGCAGTCACCTGAGCGAGCGGGGCGCTGAATTTGGCACCACCACTGGCCGGGCCCGGCGCTGCGGCTGGTTCGATGCGGTGATTGGCCGCTACGCCGTGCGCATCAACGGCCTCGATTGCCTGGCGATCACCAAGCTCGACGTGCTCGACGAGCTTGAAAACATCAAAGTCTGCGTCGGCTACCGGGCGGGCGGGCGGACGATCGCAGAATTTCCGAGTGACGCCAATCTGTTCGTCCGCTGCGAGCCTATCTACGAGGAGTTGCCCGGCTGGAAGGAGCCTACCGGTCACTGCCGCACCCTCGACGAGTTGCCCGCCGCCGCCCGCCACTACCTCGAATTTCTTGCCCAGCAGATGCAGACCCCCATCGCCCTCGTCTCCGTAGGAGCCAACCGCGAGCAGACGATCATCGTCGAAGATCCGATTCACGGCCCCAAGCGCGGCCTGCTCTAG
- a CDS encoding SDR family oxidoreductase — translation MTILLAGASRGVGFEIARQLSAQGQPLKALLRSEATRQELEAMGVAVVFGDALDPLSVSRAFGSEPIEAVVSTIGGLPKDGRRADYPGNRNLIDAAAAAGVGRFVLITSIGTGNSAVALPAQVLQTLGPVLIEKDKAEQHLVHSGLAYTIIRPGGLKSEPATGNGVLTEDPRVAGTIHRADVAALVCCALESYRARNRILSAVDRQMTYSGKDFALFEL, via the coding sequence GTGACCATTCTTCTGGCCGGTGCCAGCCGTGGAGTGGGGTTTGAAATTGCCCGCCAGCTTAGCGCCCAGGGGCAGCCGCTAAAAGCACTCCTGCGCTCGGAGGCGACCCGGCAGGAACTGGAGGCGATGGGTGTCGCAGTCGTTTTCGGTGACGCCCTCGATCCACTATCTGTAAGCCGGGCGTTTGGATCTGAACCGATCGAGGCGGTGGTGAGTACGATCGGTGGCCTGCCAAAAGATGGCCGGCGCGCCGACTACCCTGGCAACCGCAACTTGATCGATGCAGCAGCAGCGGCGGGGGTCGGGCGCTTCGTCTTGATTACTTCGATCGGTACCGGTAACAGTGCGGTCGCCCTGCCCGCCCAGGTGTTGCAGACGCTGGGACCGGTCTTAATCGAAAAGGACAAGGCCGAGCAGCATCTGGTGCATAGCGGCCTTGCCTATACGATTATCCGGCCCGGCGGCCTCAAGTCGGAGCCTGCCACCGGCAACGGCGTGCTCACCGAGGATCCGCGCGTGGCCGGGACGATTCATCGAGCTGATGTGGCGGCCCTGGTCTGCTGTGCCCTCGAATCCTACCGGGCCCGCAACCGGATTCTTTCGGCTGTGGACCGGCAGATGACCTACAGTGGGAAAGATTTCGCGCTATTTGAGTTGTGA
- a CDS encoding DUF4344 domain-containing metallopeptidase, whose amino-acid sequence MLRFSFQRQAVAAVVAGFVGILTLLLAPPRPVSAQTSGGQLKVVFVPPKSAFGKSMEKVLNQGGSNSGFAKIVASLNKLFIFPRDLPVIFRECGFVNAFYSPPQHTITVCYDLMQHFGDLFSKQGKSGTELGRLVAGATLFTFFHEFGHALIGEMGIPATGKEEDAVDEFSTLLLARLGDTGQFAVRSAAYWFALEGQQQARTGRVSDLPFWDEHSLNQQRFYDVICILYGSSQKRYANLATAVGIPPTRAARCVRDYPKERKAWNALLAPHLKRQFSL is encoded by the coding sequence ATGCTTCGTTTCTCTTTTCAGCGTCAGGCTGTGGCTGCCGTTGTGGCCGGCTTCGTCGGTATTCTGACATTGCTGCTCGCTCCTCCCCGCCCGGTCTCTGCCCAGACGAGCGGTGGCCAGCTCAAAGTTGTCTTCGTGCCCCCAAAGAGCGCCTTCGGCAAGTCGATGGAAAAAGTCCTCAACCAGGGCGGCTCCAACAGCGGTTTTGCCAAAATTGTCGCTTCGCTCAACAAGCTATTTATCTTCCCGCGCGATCTGCCGGTGATCTTTCGCGAGTGCGGCTTTGTCAACGCCTTTTACTCGCCGCCCCAGCACACGATCACCGTCTGCTACGACCTGATGCAGCACTTTGGCGATCTTTTCAGCAAACAGGGCAAATCCGGGACAGAACTGGGCCGGTTGGTCGCCGGGGCAACGCTCTTTACGTTTTTTCACGAATTTGGCCACGCCCTGATTGGCGAAATGGGCATCCCGGCCACAGGCAAAGAAGAAGATGCCGTCGATGAATTTTCGACGCTACTGCTGGCGCGTCTGGGCGATACCGGCCAGTTTGCCGTGCGCTCCGCCGCCTACTGGTTTGCCCTCGAAGGACAGCAGCAGGCCCGCACCGGCAGAGTAAGCGATCTACCGTTCTGGGACGAGCACTCCCTCAATCAGCAGCGCTTTTACGATGTCATCTGCATTCTTTACGGCAGCAGCCAGAAGCGCTACGCCAACCTGGCCACCGCCGTCGGCATCCCGCCCACCCGCGCCGCCCGCTGCGTGCGGGACTACCCCAAAGAGCGCAAAGCCTGGAACGCCCTGCTGGCCCCTCACCTCAAGCGCCAGTTTTCGCTTTAG
- the argB gene encoding acetylglutamate kinase: MDQTADSLRTASQTAPSCFTTPISPVDRVQVLAEALPYIQRFSGKTIVVKYGGAAMVEAALREQVIRDIVFLATVGIKPVVVHGGGPEINSWLARLNIPVQFVGGLRVTDADTMEVVEMVLAGKVNKSIVQMINQAGGSAVGLCGRDGTIIEARPHTSAQEQPQIGFVGDIQSINPKLVQSLLKDGHIPVLSSVASDEHGQAYNINADTAAGELAAALDAEKLILLTDTAGILLDKNDPKTLVRKLDIYQARRLIDQGIVVGGMIPKVQCCVRALAQGVRAAHIVDGRQMHALLLEVLTDQGIGSMLVASELS; encoded by the coding sequence ATGGACCAGACCGCCGATTCTTTGCGCACTGCCTCCCAGACGGCTCCCAGTTGCTTTACTACGCCCATCTCACCGGTCGATCGGGTGCAGGTGCTGGCGGAGGCGCTGCCTTACATTCAGCGCTTCTCAGGTAAGACGATCGTCGTCAAGTACGGCGGGGCGGCGATGGTAGAGGCCGCCCTGCGCGAGCAGGTGATCCGCGACATCGTCTTTCTTGCGACCGTCGGCATCAAGCCGGTGGTCGTCCACGGCGGCGGCCCTGAGATCAACAGCTGGCTTGCCCGACTCAATATTCCGGTGCAATTTGTGGGCGGTCTGCGGGTAACGGACGCCGACACGATGGAAGTGGTGGAGATGGTCCTGGCAGGCAAGGTCAACAAGTCGATCGTCCAGATGATCAATCAGGCGGGCGGTTCAGCGGTGGGCTTGTGCGGCAGGGACGGCACGATCATCGAGGCCCGCCCCCACACGAGCGCCCAGGAACAGCCCCAGATAGGCTTTGTCGGCGACATCCAGAGCATCAACCCCAAGCTCGTGCAATCGCTCCTTAAAGATGGCCATATCCCGGTGCTCTCGAGTGTGGCCAGCGACGAGCACGGCCAGGCTTACAACATCAACGCCGACACGGCGGCGGGGGAACTGGCGGCGGCCCTCGACGCTGAGAAGCTTATCTTGCTCACCGACACCGCCGGGATTTTGCTCGACAAAAACGATCCCAAGACCCTGGTGCGCAAGCTCGACATCTACCAGGCGCGCCGGTTGATCGACCAGGGCATCGTCGTCGGCGGCATGATTCCCAAGGTGCAGTGCTGCGTGCGCGCCCTGGCCCAGGGGGTGCGCGCCGCTCACATCGTCGATGGCCGCCAGATGCACGCGCTGTTGCTCGAAGTGCTCACCGACCAGGGCATCGGCAGTATGCTCGTCGCCTCCGAACTCAGCTAA
- the ilvB gene encoding biosynthetic-type acetolactate synthase large subunit — MHTTGAFAIVDSLCRQGVRHIFGYPGGAILPVYDEIYRAEAEGRLQHFLVRHEQGAAHAADGYARATGRTGVCVATSGPGATNLVTGIATAHMDSIPMVVLTGQVPRRAIGSDAFQEADILGITLPIVKHSYIVRDTAQISQIFCEAFHIAATGRPGPVLIDLPKDVGQESFEYHPVECAPKIPGYRPTTRGNPRQIAAAAKLILEADKPLLYVGGGAIASGAHAEVLQLAELCAIPTTTTLMGKGAFPEQHPLALGMLGMHGTAYANFAVTECDLLIAVGARFDDRVTGKLDEFAAHAKVIHIDIDPAEVGKNRAPDVPIVGDVRLVLQELNKKLVAGQPRSRAWLERIERWRADYPLEVPGDGTRLFPQQVMVAFRELVPDAFYTTDVGQHQMWAAQFLKNGPRRWISSGGLGTMGYGFPAAIGVQVALPEEDVVCISGDASFQMNLQEIGTAVQYNLPVKTAIVNNGWQGMVRQWQEFFYDRRFSHSHMQPSMPDFVKLAEAFGASGLVIDHPDQLEAGIKELMASEGPVICDFRVVADANCYPMVPPGKANYQMVGLPVQPPLEALELIYCPNCNTKNTTANRFCPSCGTKL; from the coding sequence ATGCATACTACCGGAGCCTTCGCCATCGTCGATAGCCTCTGTCGCCAGGGTGTCCGGCATATTTTCGGTTATCCGGGCGGCGCGATTTTACCGGTCTACGACGAAATTTACCGGGCCGAGGCGGAGGGCCGGTTGCAGCATTTTCTGGTGCGCCACGAGCAGGGAGCGGCCCACGCGGCGGACGGCTACGCCAGGGCAACGGGGCGGACCGGCGTCTGTGTGGCGACCTCCGGACCGGGGGCGACCAATCTGGTGACTGGCATCGCCACCGCCCACATGGATTCGATCCCGATGGTCGTGCTCACAGGCCAGGTGCCGCGCCGGGCGATCGGCTCCGACGCCTTTCAAGAAGCGGACATCCTGGGGATTACCCTGCCCATCGTCAAACATTCTTATATCGTCCGCGACACTGCTCAGATCAGCCAGATCTTCTGCGAAGCGTTCCACATCGCCGCTACCGGCAGACCCGGCCCGGTCCTCATCGACCTGCCCAAGGATGTCGGACAGGAAAGTTTTGAATATCACCCCGTCGAGTGTGCGCCCAAAATTCCTGGCTACCGGCCCACGACGCGGGGCAATCCCCGCCAGATTGCAGCGGCGGCCAAACTGATCCTCGAAGCCGACAAGCCACTTCTTTATGTCGGCGGCGGTGCCATCGCCTCGGGAGCCCACGCCGAGGTGCTGCAATTGGCCGAGCTGTGTGCGATTCCGACGACGACGACGCTCATGGGCAAGGGCGCTTTTCCTGAACAGCATCCGCTCGCCCTCGGAATGCTCGGGATGCACGGCACCGCCTACGCCAACTTTGCCGTCACCGAGTGCGACCTGCTCATCGCCGTCGGAGCGCGCTTCGACGACCGGGTAACAGGCAAGCTCGACGAATTTGCCGCCCACGCCAAGGTGATCCACATCGACATCGACCCGGCGGAGGTGGGCAAGAACCGGGCACCGGATGTGCCGATCGTGGGCGATGTCAGGCTCGTATTGCAGGAACTCAACAAAAAGCTCGTCGCCGGTCAGCCCCGCAGCCGCGCCTGGCTTGAGCGCATCGAGCGCTGGCGGGCCGACTATCCGCTGGAGGTGCCGGGCGACGGTACCCGGCTTTTTCCGCAGCAGGTGATGGTCGCCTTCCGCGAGCTGGTGCCGGACGCCTTTTATACGACCGACGTCGGCCAGCACCAGATGTGGGCGGCTCAGTTTCTTAAAAATGGTCCCCGCCGCTGGATCTCCTCCGGTGGCCTCGGCACGATGGGTTACGGCTTCCCGGCGGCGATCGGCGTCCAGGTCGCTCTGCCCGAAGAGGATGTCGTCTGCATCTCAGGCGATGCGAGCTTTCAGATGAATCTGCAAGAAATCGGCACCGCCGTGCAGTACAACCTGCCGGTCAAGACGGCGATCGTCAACAACGGCTGGCAGGGCATGGTCCGCCAGTGGCAGGAATTTTTCTACGACCGACGCTTCTCCCACTCCCACATGCAGCCCTCGATGCCCGATTTTGTCAAGCTCGCCGAGGCGTTCGGTGCCTCTGGCCTGGTCATCGACCATCCCGACCAGCTCGAAGCCGGCATCAAAGAACTGATGGCGAGCGAGGGACCGGTGATCTGCGATTTTCGGGTCGTCGCCGATGCCAACTGCTACCCGATGGTGCCGCCGGGCAAGGCCAACTACCAGATGGTGGGTCTTCCTGTCCAGCCGCCGCTAGAGGCGCTGGAGCTTATCTACTGTCCCAACTGCAACACCAAGAACACCACCGCCAACCGCTTCTGTCCCAGCTGCGGCACCAAGCTTTAA
- a CDS encoding DUF6515 family protein: protein MNRIFLPCTLLGLWIALGTSFTVGAGAQRFGGGGGASPRLNRSVNLQNRGNISLPAGSTRDNASARARVAEARNNPNVQNRLNAARNNPTNTRDRAVQLRNNPNVRNRVNEARNNPNLQNRVAEARNNSNSQNRVNNIRSNRNVRASVQNRANEIRNNRVTNVNIRNNNINIAPPRSAWGGGGWYGGGYYTPPGWGTAFTFAAGLAIGAALSAPPPYYTPVVIGSTRYVYSDGVFLQPVGGQYIVVRPPLGAVVDYLPDGCLTTQQGGIVLYDCSGVLYQPYYEADALVYRVVRL from the coding sequence ATGAACCGCATCTTTTTGCCCTGTACCCTCCTGGGTTTGTGGATTGCCCTCGGCACGTCTTTTACCGTAGGAGCGGGTGCCCAGCGCTTTGGGGGTGGTGGGGGCGCTTCGCCGCGCCTCAACCGCAGCGTTAATTTGCAAAATCGAGGCAATATTTCGCTGCCGGCGGGGAGTACGCGCGACAATGCCAGTGCTCGCGCCCGAGTTGCCGAGGCGCGCAACAATCCAAACGTTCAAAATCGGCTGAATGCGGCGCGCAACAATCCCACCAATACTCGCGACCGTGCGGTGCAACTGCGCAACAACCCGAACGTGCGAAACCGGGTCAACGAAGCGCGCAACAACCCCAATCTTCAAAACCGCGTGGCCGAGGCGCGCAACAACTCAAATTCACAAAACCGGGTCAATAACATTCGCTCCAACCGCAACGTGAGAGCCAGCGTTCAAAATCGCGCGAACGAGATTCGTAACAATCGGGTTACCAACGTCAATATCCGCAACAACAACATCAACATTGCACCGCCCAGGAGTGCCTGGGGTGGCGGTGGCTGGTACGGCGGCGGCTACTACACTCCCCCCGGATGGGGTACTGCATTTACCTTTGCTGCGGGCCTGGCCATCGGCGCAGCACTCAGCGCTCCACCGCCCTACTACACTCCCGTGGTTATTGGTTCCACCAGATATGTCTACTCTGATGGCGTCTTTCTGCAACCAGTGGGCGGCCAGTACATCGTTGTCCGGCCTCCACTCGGAGCGGTGGTCGATTATTTACCCGACGGATGCCTGACCACGCAACAGGGTGGCATCGTGCTTTATGACTGCAGCGGCGTCCTCTACCAGCCTTACTACGAAGCAGATGCCCTGGTCTACAGGGTAGTCCGGCTCTAG
- a CDS encoding DUF2092 domain-containing protein — protein MNGQRQALENRLHTGRWALLWFASTLLTAMPVGAQPNAAPEQVLDRVCDWFKAQKAFRVEVDTAYDDVLEDGQKVQYSAFQQLSVQKPDRLRSDYVGDERVTEFYYDGKSFALLSPQKKLYVTRSAPATIDQAVDTIAEKYGITIPLSNLAVADPCTRLRSDLLTGTFVGNDMVNRVTGSHFLFSGSERDWQLWVSDGEKPLPMKLVITYKKLPGAPQYTAVFSNWDFAPGFSEEAFAFKPPAGAYGIEFLPPESAQNAPQKRGKKL, from the coding sequence ATGAATGGACAGAGGCAAGCGCTGGAGAATCGCCTGCACACTGGCCGGTGGGCGCTCCTATGGTTTGCATCGACGCTACTTACTGCTATGCCGGTCGGTGCCCAACCCAACGCCGCGCCGGAGCAGGTTTTAGACAGGGTTTGCGACTGGTTCAAAGCCCAAAAAGCTTTTCGCGTCGAGGTCGATACCGCCTACGACGACGTGCTGGAAGATGGCCAGAAGGTGCAGTACAGTGCCTTTCAGCAACTCTCGGTACAAAAGCCCGATCGCCTGCGCTCGGACTACGTGGGCGACGAGCGGGTCACCGAATTTTACTACGACGGCAAGTCCTTCGCGTTGCTTTCTCCTCAGAAGAAACTATACGTCACCAGGTCAGCACCAGCGACGATCGATCAGGCGGTGGACACGATTGCCGAAAAATACGGCATCACCATTCCCCTCTCCAATCTGGCCGTCGCCGACCCGTGTACCAGGCTCAGGAGCGATCTGCTCACCGGTACCTTCGTCGGCAACGATATGGTCAACCGGGTGACAGGCTCCCACTTTCTTTTTAGCGGCAGTGAGCGGGACTGGCAGTTGTGGGTGAGTGACGGAGAAAAACCCCTGCCGATGAAACTGGTAATCACCTACAAGAAGCTGCCGGGAGCCCCGCAGTACACGGCTGTATTTTCTAACTGGGATTTCGCACCAGGTTTTAGCGAAGAGGCTTTTGCCTTCAAACCTCCGGCGGGAGCTTACGGGATCGAATTCTTGCCGCCGGAGAGTGCCCAGAACGCTCCTCAGAAGCGAGGGAAAAAATTATGA